A stretch of Amycolatopsis balhimycina FH 1894 DNA encodes these proteins:
- a CDS encoding sulfurtransferase yields the protein MSREDVLVTTQWAEENLDTPGVVFAEVDEDTTAYDAGHIRGAVKFDWRKDLQDGVRRDFVSKEGFEALLSEKGIANDDLVVLYGGNNNWFAAYAYWYFKLYGHDKVKLLDGGRKKWELDGRELNSDEVKRAGTDYQAQDQDLSLRAFRDEVVQSIGSKNFVDVRSPDEFSGKLLAPAHLPQEQSQVPGHIPGALNVPWAKVANEDGTFKTEEEIKELYQDEGIDEGKGTIAYCRIGERSSIAWFALHELLGYEDVKNYDGSWTEYGSLVGVPVELGAK from the coding sequence ATGAGCCGTGAAGACGTCCTGGTCACAACCCAGTGGGCCGAGGAGAACCTGGACACCCCCGGCGTCGTGTTCGCCGAGGTCGACGAGGACACCACCGCCTACGACGCCGGCCACATCCGGGGCGCGGTGAAGTTCGACTGGCGGAAGGACCTGCAGGACGGGGTGCGCCGCGACTTCGTCTCCAAGGAGGGCTTCGAGGCGCTCCTGTCGGAGAAGGGCATCGCCAACGACGACCTCGTGGTCCTCTACGGCGGCAACAACAACTGGTTCGCCGCGTACGCGTACTGGTACTTCAAGCTGTACGGCCACGACAAGGTCAAGCTGCTCGACGGCGGCCGCAAGAAGTGGGAGCTCGACGGCCGTGAGCTGAACTCCGACGAGGTCAAGCGCGCCGGCACCGACTACCAGGCCCAGGACCAGGACCTGTCGCTGCGCGCCTTCCGCGACGAGGTCGTCCAGTCGATCGGGTCGAAGAACTTCGTCGACGTGCGTTCGCCCGACGAGTTCTCCGGCAAGCTGCTCGCCCCGGCGCACCTGCCGCAGGAGCAGTCCCAGGTTCCCGGCCACATCCCCGGCGCGCTGAACGTGCCGTGGGCGAAGGTCGCCAACGAAGACGGCACCTTCAAGACCGAGGAAGAGATCAAGGAGCTGTACCAGGACGAGGGCATCGACGAGGGCAAGGGCACCATCGCCTACTGCCGCATCGGCGAGCGCTCCTCGATCGCGTGGTTCGCGCTCCACGAGCTGCTGGGCTACGAGGACGTGAAGAACTACGACGGTTCATGGACGGAATACGGCTCGCTCGTCGGCGTGCCGGTCGAGTTGGGAGCCAAGTGA
- a CDS encoding DUF1416 domain-containing protein — MAVDDSCGAPAQEATPADYDTRGQVVLAGKVTGANGPVGGAFVRLLDGGGDFTGEVVSSAEGDFRFYAAPGEWTVRALHRTGNGEASVTAEGPGVHQLAISVG; from the coding sequence ATGGCGGTTGACGACAGCTGCGGCGCACCGGCCCAGGAGGCCACGCCGGCGGACTACGACACGCGCGGGCAGGTCGTGCTGGCCGGCAAGGTGACGGGCGCGAACGGGCCGGTCGGCGGCGCGTTCGTCCGGCTCCTGGACGGCGGCGGCGACTTCACCGGCGAGGTCGTCTCGTCGGCCGAGGGCGACTTCCGCTTCTACGCGGCGCCGGGCGAGTGGACGGTCCGCGCCCTGCACCGCACCGGCAACGGCGAAGCCTCCGTCACCGCGGAAGGCCCGGGCGTGCACCAGCTGGCCATCTCCGTCGGCTGA
- a CDS encoding FABP family protein — protein sequence MTASGDEAIAAAEKRAESTRVRNLPLWDDLPIPNDTANLREGPNLNDACLALLPIVGVWRGEGEVGYPTIDGPRKFAQQLTISHDGRPFLIHESRSWLLDEDGNVIRPAARESGFWRPQEDDTIELLLTHNTGIVELYYGKPRNQTSWELGTDAVVRTATAKDVTAAQRLYGLIEGSLGYVEERAMVGQEMQPHTSALLHRVVG from the coding sequence ATGACCGCCAGCGGCGACGAAGCCATCGCGGCAGCGGAGAAGCGCGCCGAAAGCACGCGGGTGCGCAACCTTCCGCTGTGGGACGACCTGCCCATCCCCAACGACACGGCGAACCTGCGCGAGGGGCCGAACCTCAACGACGCCTGCCTCGCGCTGCTGCCGATCGTCGGTGTCTGGCGCGGTGAGGGCGAGGTCGGCTACCCGACCATCGACGGCCCGCGCAAGTTCGCGCAGCAGCTGACGATCTCCCACGACGGCCGCCCGTTCCTCATCCACGAGTCCCGCTCGTGGCTGCTGGACGAAGACGGCAACGTCATCCGCCCCGCCGCCCGCGAGTCCGGGTTCTGGCGGCCGCAGGAGGACGACACGATCGAGCTGCTGCTCACGCACAACACCGGCATCGTCGAGCTGTACTACGGCAAGCCGCGCAACCAGACGTCCTGGGAGCTCGGCACGGACGCGGTGGTCCGCACGGCCACGGCCAAGGACGTCACCGCGGCCCAGCGCCTGTACGGCCTGATCGAAGGCTCCCTCGGCTATGTCGAGGAGCGCGCGATGGTGGGCCAGGAGATGCAGCCGCACACCTCGGCCCTGCTGCACCGCGTCGTCGGCTGA
- a CDS encoding 5-oxoprolinase subunit B family protein: MRWRRCGEDAALLDCDSLEQMRAAHATVCAARPDGVVDLVPGARSLLVVGGVAAVRALLEDADLTHPPSGEPREVTLDVRYDGEDLALIAADAGVSPDAVVELHTEAVYTVAFTGFAPGFGYLTGLPPQLQQPRLESPRTRVPAGSVGLAGEFTGVYPRESPGGWRLLGHTTATLFDPHADPPALFAPGDRVRFRSVR; the protein is encoded by the coding sequence GTGCGCTGGCGGCGGTGTGGCGAGGACGCCGCCCTGCTGGACTGCGACTCCCTCGAGCAGATGCGGGCGGCCCACGCGACCGTCTGCGCGGCGCGCCCCGACGGCGTGGTCGACCTCGTGCCCGGCGCACGCAGCCTGCTGGTCGTCGGCGGCGTCGCGGCAGTGCGGGCGCTGCTGGAGGACGCCGATCTCACGCACCCGCCTTCGGGCGAGCCCCGCGAAGTGACCCTCGACGTCCGCTACGACGGTGAGGACCTGGCCCTGATCGCCGCCGACGCCGGCGTTTCCCCGGACGCGGTCGTCGAGCTGCACACCGAAGCCGTCTACACGGTCGCCTTCACCGGGTTCGCCCCCGGCTTCGGCTACCTGACCGGGCTGCCCCCGCAGCTTCAGCAACCTCGCCTGGAGTCGCCGCGGACCCGCGTCCCGGCCGGGTCGGTCGGGCTCGCCGGCGAGTTCACCGGCGTCTACCCGCGCGAGTCACCCGGTGGCTGGCGGCTGCTCGGGCACACCACGGCGACGCTGTTCGACCCGCACGCCGACCCGCCCGCGTTGTTCGCGCCCGGTGACCGCGTCCGCTTCCGGAGCGTCCGATGA
- a CDS encoding biotin-dependent carboxyltransferase family protein codes for MRCLEVLDPGRYALVEDLGRPGYAHLGVPPSGALDAASLRLANRLAGNPETAAGIETLLGGLSARFSAAATVAVTGPAVAVSVDGRAFGSHLPVPVCAGQTLTLGTPSAGLRCYLAVSGGIAVEPVLGSRSRDVLSGIGPEPLKAGDVLPLGVPAGVPAGADVVVPVPAPADLVVPVTLGPRDDWFDDPAGGLSAGWTVTPESNRVGLRLDGTPLRRAVDGELPSEGVLTGAIQVPPSGLPVVFLADHPTTGGYPVAAVVRTAALGALAQARPGTRIRFRPS; via the coding sequence ATGAGGTGCCTGGAAGTGCTCGACCCGGGCCGGTACGCACTCGTGGAGGACCTGGGCCGGCCCGGTTACGCCCACCTGGGCGTCCCCCCTTCGGGCGCGTTGGACGCGGCCTCGCTGCGGCTCGCGAACCGCCTCGCCGGCAACCCCGAAACCGCCGCGGGAATCGAAACCCTGCTCGGCGGCCTGTCGGCACGGTTCAGCGCGGCGGCGACGGTGGCGGTGACCGGCCCGGCCGTCGCGGTTTCCGTCGACGGCCGCGCGTTCGGCTCCCACCTGCCCGTCCCGGTCTGCGCCGGGCAGACGCTGACGCTGGGCACCCCGTCCGCGGGACTGCGCTGCTACCTGGCCGTCTCCGGCGGGATCGCGGTGGAGCCGGTGCTGGGCAGCCGGTCGCGGGACGTCCTCTCCGGCATCGGTCCCGAGCCCCTGAAAGCCGGTGACGTGCTCCCGCTCGGCGTCCCGGCCGGAGTTCCGGCGGGCGCGGACGTCGTGGTGCCCGTTCCGGCGCCGGCCGACCTGGTGGTCCCGGTGACGCTCGGCCCCCGCGACGACTGGTTCGACGACCCGGCAGGCGGGCTCTCGGCGGGGTGGACGGTCACGCCGGAGTCGAACCGCGTCGGCCTGCGCCTGGACGGAACTCCGCTGCGCCGGGCCGTCGACGGCGAGCTGCCCAGTGAAGGCGTTCTCACGGGCGCGATCCAGGTGCCGCCGAGCGGGCTCCCGGTGGTGTTCCTCGCCGACCACCCGACCACCGGCGGCTATCCCGTGGCCGCCGTCGTCCGGACGGCCGCGCTCGGCGCGCTCGCGCAAGCCCGGCCGGGTACCCGAATCCGGTTCCGGCCTTCCTGA
- a CDS encoding aminodeoxychorismate lyase, whose protein sequence is MRVLVFLDGTQADPDVAQIKVDDLGLTRGDGVFETILVVDGHPRELRPHLERLARSAAMLDLPEPDLAAWEKVVSLVLERWAGSREMVLKLVYTRGSDGDPDAAPTGFVLGSEVSPAILRARADGVAAITLERGFAPDLAQRAPWLLLGAKPLSYGVNMAALREAGRRGAEDVIFTAADGSVFEGPTSTVVLAKGRTLVTPPSSIGILPGTTQAALFRGAGKAGWAVEVAPLTVRDLVEGDGVFMASSVRKLTRVHTLDGERLPGSSAVYAELVAAYEAEYA, encoded by the coding sequence ATGCGCGTGCTCGTCTTCCTCGACGGAACCCAGGCCGATCCCGACGTGGCCCAGATCAAGGTCGACGACCTCGGGTTGACGCGCGGTGACGGCGTTTTCGAGACGATCCTCGTCGTCGACGGCCACCCCCGCGAACTCCGGCCGCACCTCGAGCGCCTGGCCCGTTCGGCGGCCATGCTCGACCTGCCCGAGCCCGACCTCGCGGCGTGGGAGAAGGTCGTTTCGCTGGTGCTCGAACGGTGGGCCGGCAGCCGCGAGATGGTGCTGAAACTGGTGTACACGCGGGGATCGGACGGCGATCCGGACGCGGCGCCGACCGGCTTCGTCCTGGGTTCCGAGGTCTCGCCGGCGATCTTGCGGGCCCGCGCCGACGGCGTCGCCGCGATCACCCTGGAACGCGGTTTCGCGCCGGACCTCGCCCAGCGCGCGCCGTGGCTGCTGCTGGGCGCGAAGCCGCTGTCGTACGGCGTCAACATGGCCGCGCTGCGCGAAGCCGGGCGTCGCGGAGCCGAAGATGTGATTTTCACCGCCGCCGACGGTTCGGTGTTCGAAGGCCCGACGTCGACCGTGGTGCTCGCGAAGGGGCGAACGCTCGTCACGCCGCCGTCGAGCATCGGCATCCTGCCCGGCACGACCCAGGCGGCGTTGTTCCGCGGCGCCGGGAAGGCCGGCTGGGCGGTCGAGGTGGCGCCGCTGACCGTGCGGGACCTCGTCGAGGGTGACGGCGTCTTCATGGCGTCGAGCGTGCGCAAGCTGACCCGCGTGCACACGCTGGACGGCGAGCGGCTGCCCGGCTCCTCGGCGGTGTACGCCGAGCTGGTGGCGGCCTACGAGGCCGAGTACGCCTGA
- a CDS encoding YgfZ/GcvT domain-containing protein gives MPYRSPLLDVPGSIPPPDDHPEAGVPWHWGDPFAEQRTASRGVVVIDRSHREFLAVTGEERLSWLHLVISQHVTELAEGSGTEALVLDSQGRIETHMVVAHLDGTVYLDTDPAPSVTSALPKGGPQTLREYLEAMKFWSKVDIRDTTGELALLTVLGPDAERVLSAAGAEVGPEPYAVAALEGHAGFARRMPWPGRWSVDLAVPREALVDWWKRLTDAGARAAGSWVFDALRVESLRPRLGVDTDERAIPHEVGWVGSAAHVAKGCYRGQETVSKVHNVGRPPRNLLLLHLDGSPEVTPETGDPVQLDGRTVGRIGTVIQHHELGPIALALVKRSTPVGAELLTGSEDNLVQAAIDPDSVPSEQPAPGRAAAAQLRG, from the coding sequence ATGCCGTACCGCTCGCCGCTGCTGGACGTGCCCGGATCCATCCCACCGCCTGACGATCACCCCGAAGCAGGCGTGCCCTGGCATTGGGGAGACCCCTTCGCCGAGCAGCGCACGGCCTCGCGCGGCGTGGTCGTGATCGACCGGTCGCACCGCGAGTTCCTCGCCGTCACCGGCGAAGAACGGCTGTCGTGGCTGCACCTGGTCATCTCGCAGCACGTGACCGAGCTGGCCGAGGGCTCCGGCACCGAGGCGCTGGTCCTCGACAGCCAGGGCCGCATCGAGACCCACATGGTGGTGGCGCACCTCGACGGCACTGTGTACCTCGACACAGACCCGGCCCCGAGCGTGACGAGCGCCCTGCCCAAGGGTGGCCCCCAGACGCTGCGCGAGTACCTCGAGGCGATGAAGTTCTGGTCCAAGGTGGACATCCGCGACACGACCGGCGAGCTCGCGCTGCTCACCGTGCTCGGCCCGGACGCCGAGCGCGTCCTGAGCGCGGCCGGCGCCGAAGTCGGCCCGGAGCCGTACGCGGTGGCGGCGCTGGAAGGACACGCTGGCTTCGCGCGGCGGATGCCGTGGCCGGGCCGGTGGAGCGTCGACCTGGCGGTGCCGCGCGAGGCGCTCGTGGACTGGTGGAAGCGCCTCACCGACGCCGGCGCCCGCGCGGCGGGCAGCTGGGTGTTCGACGCGCTGCGCGTCGAATCGCTGCGGCCGCGGCTCGGGGTCGACACCGACGAGCGCGCCATCCCGCACGAGGTGGGCTGGGTCGGGTCGGCCGCACACGTCGCGAAGGGCTGTTACCGCGGCCAGGAGACGGTGTCGAAGGTCCACAACGTGGGACGGCCGCCGCGGAACCTGCTCCTGCTGCACCTCGACGGCTCACCCGAGGTCACGCCGGAGACCGGCGACCCGGTGCAGCTGGACGGCCGGACGGTCGGCCGGATCGGTACCGTGATCCAGCACCACGAGCTCGGCCCGATCGCGCTGGCCCTGGTCAAGCGGTCGACGCCGGTGGGCGCGGAGCTGCTGACCGGCTCGGAGGACAACCTCGTCCAGGCGGCGATCGACCCCGACTCCGTGCCTTCGGAACAGCCGGCACCGGGGCGTGCCGCGGCGGCCCAACTTCGTGGCTGA
- a CDS encoding asparaginase — MTNPVLAEVVRSEFVESVHRGALVVTGPEGEARLALGDVVSPVFPRSSNKPLQAVGMLRSGLGFAGEDLALACASHSGEPAHVKRVLELLRAAGLTEDDLACPPDFPLHVPSMRDAAEPRRVTMNCSGKHTAMLTTCVRAGWPTAGYEAPDHPLQQAIASAVEELTGEPIAHTGVDGCGAPLFAFSLTGLARAFGRVALAADGPLRTVASAMREHPWLVAGTGREDTELMSAVDGLIAKGGAEGVQAFALPDGFAVAIKIDDGAKRACAPLAVAALRYLGVDVSGLEALAGPVVSGGGRPVGEVRVPELRG; from the coding sequence GTGACGAACCCCGTCCTCGCCGAAGTCGTCCGATCCGAATTCGTCGAAAGCGTCCACCGCGGCGCGCTCGTGGTCACCGGCCCCGAAGGCGAAGCGCGCCTGGCGCTCGGCGACGTGGTTTCGCCGGTCTTCCCGCGCTCGTCGAACAAGCCACTGCAGGCCGTCGGCATGCTGCGGTCCGGGCTCGGTTTCGCGGGCGAGGACCTGGCGCTGGCCTGCGCGTCCCACTCCGGCGAGCCCGCGCACGTCAAGCGCGTCCTCGAACTGCTGCGGGCGGCCGGCCTGACCGAGGACGACCTCGCGTGCCCGCCGGACTTCCCGCTGCACGTGCCGAGCATGCGCGACGCGGCCGAGCCGCGGCGCGTGACGATGAACTGCTCCGGCAAGCACACGGCGATGCTCACCACGTGCGTCCGGGCCGGCTGGCCGACCGCGGGCTACGAGGCACCGGACCACCCGCTGCAGCAGGCGATCGCTTCGGCCGTCGAGGAGCTGACGGGCGAGCCGATCGCCCACACGGGCGTGGACGGCTGCGGCGCGCCACTGTTCGCGTTCTCGCTGACCGGGCTGGCCCGGGCGTTCGGCCGCGTCGCGCTCGCTGCGGACGGGCCATTGCGGACGGTGGCGTCGGCGATGCGGGAACACCCGTGGCTGGTGGCGGGCACCGGGCGCGAGGACACCGAGCTGATGTCCGCCGTGGACGGTCTGATCGCGAAGGGCGGCGCCGAAGGAGTCCAGGCCTTCGCCCTGCCGGACGGCTTCGCGGTGGCGATCAAGATCGACGACGGCGCCAAGCGGGCCTGCGCGCCGCTGGCAGTGGCGGCGCTGCGCTACCTCGGCGTGGATGTGTCCGGCCTCGAAGCCCTCGCCGGCCCTGTCGTCTCGGGTGGCGGCCGCCCCGTGGGGGAAGTACGGGTGCCGGAGCTGCGCGGCTGA
- a CDS encoding DUF3073 domain-containing protein — MGRGRAKAKQTKVARELKYSSHETDFDALQRELSSNSSGSHYEESDSDDQDPYDDGYDEYRR, encoded by the coding sequence ATGGGGCGCGGCCGGGCTAAGGCCAAGCAGACGAAGGTGGCGCGTGAGCTCAAGTACAGCTCGCACGAGACCGACTTCGATGCTTTGCAGCGCGAGCTGTCGAGTAACTCCTCGGGTAGTCATTACGAGGAGTCCGACAGCGATGATCAAGACCCGTACGACGACGGGTACGACGAGTACCGTCGTTGA
- a CDS encoding 3-hydroxybutyryl-CoA dehydrogenase yields MVSRVGVVGAGLMGSGIAEVHARSGLDVVVTEVNQPALDAGKARIEKSLQRGVKNGKLSTEDADAALGRLRFTTDIAEFADRDLVIEAILEQEQAKVDVFRQLDKIVEAEDALFASNTSSIPIMKLGMATSRPQQVVGIHFFNPVPVLPLVELVPSLLTSEETTRRAEEHATTALGKTVIRSQDRAGFIVNSLLVPYLLSAIRMIESGFASAEDIDRGMELGTAHPMGPLRLSDLIGLDTIKAIADSMYAEFKEPLYSSPPLLLRMVDAGLLGKKTGRGFYSYS; encoded by the coding sequence GTGGTAAGTCGGGTTGGAGTCGTCGGAGCGGGACTGATGGGTTCCGGCATCGCCGAGGTACACGCCCGGTCCGGATTGGACGTCGTGGTCACCGAGGTGAACCAGCCGGCGCTCGACGCGGGCAAGGCTCGCATCGAGAAGTCGCTGCAACGCGGCGTCAAGAACGGCAAGCTCTCGACCGAGGACGCCGACGCGGCCCTCGGCAGGCTCCGGTTCACGACGGACATCGCCGAGTTCGCCGACCGCGATCTGGTCATCGAAGCGATCCTCGAGCAGGAGCAGGCGAAGGTCGACGTCTTCCGCCAGCTCGACAAGATCGTCGAGGCCGAGGACGCGCTGTTCGCGTCCAACACGTCGTCGATCCCGATCATGAAGCTGGGCATGGCGACGAGCCGGCCGCAGCAGGTGGTCGGCATCCACTTCTTCAACCCGGTGCCGGTGCTGCCGCTGGTGGAGCTGGTGCCCTCGCTGCTGACCAGCGAGGAGACCACCCGCCGCGCGGAGGAGCACGCGACGACGGCGCTGGGCAAGACGGTCATCCGTTCGCAGGACCGCGCCGGGTTCATCGTGAACTCGCTGCTGGTGCCGTACCTGCTCTCGGCGATCCGGATGATCGAGTCGGGCTTCGCCTCGGCCGAGGACATCGACCGCGGCATGGAGCTGGGCACCGCCCACCCGATGGGCCCGCTGCGCCTGTCCGACCTGATCGGACTCGACACCATCAAGGCCATCGCGGACTCGATGTACGCGGAGTTCAAGGAGCCGCTGTACTCGTCGCCGCCGCTGCTGCTGCGCATGGTGGACGCGGGCCTGCTCGGCAAGAAGACCGGCCGCGGCTTCTATTCGTACAGCTGA
- a CDS encoding ECF transporter S component translates to MTEFLGAPRAVRLTLRPALVLGVASLLGLAMFCWPLFAHPRPSAAAHAMDAPFVFMATLPVLILVVLAELSRGGIDAKALALLGVLSAVNAGLRPLGAGTGGIELVFFLLVLAGRVFGPGFGFVLGSTSLFTSALLTAGVGPWLPFQMLASSMIGLGAGVLPKARGKAEIALLVAYGVFAAYFFGLLMSLWTWPFLAGTATELGFVPGAPLLDNLHRFAVYTVLTSTLGWDTGRAITNAVAIVLLGPAVLTVLRRAARRAAFDAPVGFDQSQLYE, encoded by the coding sequence ATGACCGAGTTCCTCGGCGCGCCCCGCGCCGTCCGCCTGACGTTGCGGCCCGCGCTGGTCCTCGGTGTCGCGAGCCTCCTCGGCTTGGCCATGTTCTGCTGGCCGCTCTTCGCGCACCCCCGGCCCAGCGCGGCCGCGCACGCCATGGATGCGCCGTTCGTGTTCATGGCGACGTTGCCCGTGCTGATCCTGGTCGTCCTGGCCGAGCTGTCCCGCGGTGGCATCGACGCCAAGGCGCTCGCGCTGCTCGGTGTGCTGTCGGCCGTGAACGCCGGTCTTCGGCCGCTCGGGGCCGGCACCGGGGGCATCGAGCTGGTGTTCTTCCTGCTCGTGCTCGCCGGGCGCGTGTTCGGGCCCGGCTTCGGGTTCGTGCTCGGCTCGACGTCGCTGTTCACGTCGGCGCTGCTCACCGCCGGTGTCGGGCCGTGGCTGCCGTTCCAGATGCTGGCGTCGTCGATGATCGGGCTCGGCGCCGGGGTGCTGCCGAAGGCTCGTGGCAAGGCGGAGATCGCCCTGCTGGTCGCTTACGGCGTCTTCGCGGCCTACTTCTTCGGGCTGCTGATGAGCCTGTGGACGTGGCCGTTCCTCGCCGGGACCGCTACCGAACTCGGGTTCGTGCCCGGCGCGCCGCTGCTGGACAACCTGCACCGGTTCGCCGTCTACACGGTCCTGACTTCGACCCTCGGCTGGGACACCGGCCGAGCCATCACCAACGCCGTGGCCATCGTCCTGCTGGGACCGGCCGTGCTGACCGTCCTTCGCCGGGCGGCCCGGCGGGCGGCTTTCGACGCGCCCGTCGGGTTCGACCAGAGTCAGCTGTACGAATAG
- a CDS encoding ABC transporter ATP-binding protein codes for MIEFSRVTVTYPDAARPALSDVSLQVEEGELCLVAGPTGAGKSTFLGAINGLVPHFTGGRLAGRVRVDGQDTSLFPPRELASVVGVVGQDPLSGFVTDTVEEELAYAMEQLAVPPDVMRKRVEETLDLLGIAELRNRPLRTLSGGQQQRVAIGSVLTAHPRVLVLDEPTSALDPTAAEDVLAVITRLVHDLGTTVVVAEHRMERVAQYADRLLYLPGDGSVRSGPPAEILATSSIAPPIAELGRLAGWSPLPLSVRDARRVAGPLRSRLAPSLQKLSVVGRSLSVTGSALDVRGVVVRYGDVLAVRGVDLRVGPGEVVALMGRNGSGKSSLLWAVQGSGPRSAGKVDVGGADPASLKPRVARQRVGLVPQTPADLLYLDSVDAECAQADTESEVPAGTARALLDRLAPGIAGEAHPGDLSEGQRLALVLAVQLAAAPPVVLLDEPTRGLDYHAKRRFAAVLRELASQDRAVVLATHDVEFVATVAGRVVVMAEGEIVADGPTREVIVASPAFAPQVAKILAPEPWLTVDEVSEALK; via the coding sequence GTGATCGAGTTCTCGCGGGTCACGGTGACCTACCCGGACGCGGCGCGGCCGGCGCTTTCGGACGTCTCCCTGCAGGTCGAAGAGGGTGAGCTGTGCCTGGTCGCCGGGCCGACCGGGGCCGGCAAGTCGACGTTCCTCGGCGCGATCAACGGGCTCGTCCCGCACTTCACCGGCGGACGGCTGGCCGGGCGGGTGCGCGTCGACGGGCAGGACACTTCGCTCTTTCCGCCTCGTGAGCTGGCCTCGGTCGTCGGCGTCGTCGGGCAGGACCCCCTCTCCGGGTTCGTGACGGACACCGTCGAGGAAGAACTCGCGTACGCGATGGAGCAGCTGGCGGTCCCGCCGGACGTCATGCGCAAGCGGGTCGAGGAAACGCTGGACCTGCTGGGCATCGCGGAGCTGCGCAACCGTCCACTTCGGACACTCTCGGGCGGGCAGCAGCAGCGGGTCGCGATCGGCTCGGTGCTGACGGCGCACCCCCGCGTGCTGGTCCTGGACGAGCCGACGTCCGCGCTGGACCCGACGGCCGCCGAGGACGTGCTCGCGGTGATCACGCGGCTGGTGCACGACCTCGGGACCACGGTGGTCGTCGCGGAGCACCGGATGGAGCGCGTCGCGCAGTACGCCGACCGGCTGCTGTACCTGCCGGGCGACGGTTCGGTGCGGTCCGGGCCGCCCGCCGAAATCCTGGCGACGTCTTCGATCGCACCCCCGATCGCCGAGCTGGGGCGGCTCGCGGGCTGGTCACCGTTGCCGCTGTCGGTCCGGGACGCGAGGCGGGTCGCGGGGCCGCTGCGCTCGCGCCTCGCGCCGAGTCTTCAAAAACTGTCGGTGGTGGGTCGTAGTCTCTCGGTGACCGGTTCGGCACTGGATGTGAGAGGGGTGGTGGTCCGATACGGAGATGTCCTGGCGGTGCGCGGGGTCGACCTGCGTGTCGGACCGGGAGAAGTGGTCGCGCTGATGGGACGCAACGGCTCCGGCAAGTCGTCGCTTCTCTGGGCGGTGCAGGGCAGCGGGCCGAGGTCGGCGGGGAAGGTCGACGTCGGCGGCGCCGACCCTGCGTCGCTCAAGCCACGAGTGGCCCGTCAGCGCGTGGGGCTGGTCCCGCAGACCCCGGCCGACCTGCTGTACCTCGATTCGGTGGACGCCGAGTGCGCACAGGCCGACACCGAGTCGGAGGTACCGGCGGGCACGGCCCGGGCCCTGCTGGACCGGCTCGCCCCCGGGATCGCCGGTGAAGCGCACCCCGGCGATCTGTCCGAAGGGCAGCGACTGGCGCTGGTGCTGGCGGTCCAGCTGGCGGCGGCCCCGCCGGTCGTGTTGCTCGACGAGCCCACCCGCGGCCTGGACTACCACGCGAAACGGCGCTTCGCCGCGGTCCTGCGAGAGCTGGCCTCGCAGGACCGGGCGGTGGTGCTGGCCACCCACGACGTGGAGTTCGTGGCCACGGTGGCCGGCCGCGTGGTGGTCATGGCCGAGGGCGAGATCGTCGCGGACGGCCCGACGAGGGAGGTGATCGTCGCCTCGCCGGCGTTCGCGCCGCAGGTGGCGAAGATCCTGGCCCCGGAGCCGTGGCTGACGGTCGACGAGGTGTCGGAGGCATTGAAGTGA